From one Anaerococcus prevotii DSM 20548 genomic stretch:
- a CDS encoding glycosyltransferase — MKILITSDWYYPVVNGVVRSVLNLKEYLENRGHEVKVLTLSNTMKSYKAGNIYYVGSLSARKIYPEARVTNLLSKTHIKELEGWGPDIIHSQCEFSTFIMAKTIAHDLKIPIIHTYHTIYEDYTHYFIGNKTMGKKAVALASKKFSDLCNGLIAPSEKTAKLLREYGVDEGKISVIATGIRIPDLLTENPRKDLGIDEKEKVLLYLGRIGEEKNIEELVDFYQKIDDPDVKLYIVGGGPHLDDLMDFARSFPKKVNFLGMVNPEDVNKYYQMADVFVSGSTSETQGLTYYEALSNGTVAVCRKDAALCGVIVNGYNGYVYENFEEFEKIINKVLNKEFKTYLSKNARSYAIEKFSIEAFGEKCERLYQKAIEEYEYESFNIFKRL, encoded by the coding sequence ATGAAAATATTAATAACTAGTGACTGGTACTATCCTGTTGTAAATGGAGTAGTGAGGTCAGTATTAAATCTTAAAGAATATCTAGAAAATAGGGGTCATGAAGTAAAAGTTCTGACCCTTTCAAATACGATGAAGTCATACAAGGCTGGAAATATCTACTATGTAGGAAGTCTTTCTGCGAGGAAAATTTATCCAGAGGCTCGTGTTACCAATCTCTTATCCAAAACTCATATAAAGGAATTAGAAGGCTGGGGGCCTGATATAATCCATTCCCAGTGTGAATTTTCGACCTTCATTATGGCCAAAACCATAGCCCACGATCTTAAAATTCCTATTATTCACACCTATCACACGATCTATGAGGATTACACTCATTATTTTATAGGAAATAAGACTATGGGTAAAAAGGCCGTTGCCCTTGCTAGCAAGAAATTCTCAGACCTTTGCAACGGACTTATAGCTCCTAGCGAGAAGACTGCCAAGCTTCTTAGAGAATATGGGGTAGATGAAGGGAAAATTTCTGTAATAGCTACAGGAATCCGTATCCCAGACTTACTAACTGAAAATCCCAGGAAGGATTTGGGAATTGATGAGAAGGAAAAAGTCCTCCTCTATTTAGGTAGGATTGGCGAGGAGAAAAATATAGAAGAGCTTGTGGATTTTTATCAAAAAATAGATGACCCTGATGTCAAGCTTTACATAGTTGGTGGAGGCCCTCACCTAGATGATCTTATGGACTTTGCTAGAAGTTTTCCCAAAAAGGTCAATTTCCTAGGAATGGTTAATCCGGAAGATGTAAATAAATACTATCAGATGGCGGACGTCTTCGTATCAGGTTCTACTTCAGAGACCCAGGGACTTACCTATTATGAGGCCCTATCCAATGGGACTGTAGCAGTATGTAGGAAGGATGCGGCTCTTTGTGGAGTAATCGTCAATGGCTACAATGGATATGTTTATGAGAATTTTGAAGAGTTTGAAAAGATTATAAATAAGGTTTTAAATAAGGAATTTAAGACCTATCTTTCTAAAAATGCCAGATCCTATGCCATAGAGAAATTCTCCATCGAGGCCTTTGGAGAAAAATGTGAGAGGCTTTACCAAAAAGCTATTGAAGAGTACGAGTATGAAAGTTTTAATATATTCAAAAGATTATGA
- a CDS encoding ROK family protein: MYLVFDIGGSSTKYALIENEKIIMKDSDKSLPTMKEFIEFLEDTTESFLKDYDIEAIGFSSPGRVDSKTLEVGGLSALNYLAEKNFAKHIEDKYSIPVAIENDANCAALGEIYYKNPEENLLAFVIIGSGIGGALVKDSQIIRGLSLESGEFGYMLFNDFGKIKNLSSLGTLPNVRRTIKEKYGIDSDTYEIFDKYLKKENPFYGEVDKMFTYLAMGLYNIAYAINPEVIYIGGAVSEDERFINSIREKLEDDIFRGVSLNIRPVSFYNDNNLYGAYANIKLKEERIKND; this comes from the coding sequence ATGTATTTAGTATTTGATATTGGTGGCTCATCTACCAAGTATGCACTTATAGAAAATGAAAAAATAATTATGAAAGATTCGGACAAAAGTCTTCCCACTATGAAAGAATTTATAGAGTTTTTGGAAGATACTACAGAATCTTTCCTTAAAGATTATGATATAGAAGCTATTGGATTCTCATCTCCTGGTAGGGTTGATAGCAAAACGCTTGAGGTGGGAGGACTAAGTGCTCTCAATTATTTAGCTGAGAAAAATTTTGCAAAACATATAGAGGATAAATATTCTATCCCAGTTGCTATAGAAAATGACGCAAACTGTGCGGCCCTTGGAGAAATATATTATAAAAATCCTGAGGAAAATCTCCTAGCCTTTGTAATAATTGGGTCGGGTATTGGAGGGGCCTTAGTTAAAGATTCTCAAATTATAAGGGGCTTAAGTCTTGAAAGTGGCGAGTTTGGCTATATGCTCTTTAACGACTTTGGTAAAATCAAAAACTTATCCAGCCTAGGGACTTTACCAAATGTAAGGCGCACTATAAAAGAAAAATACGGTATAGATTCGGACACATACGAAATATTTGATAAGTATCTTAAGAAAGAGAATCCTTTCTATGGAGAAGTAGATAAGATGTTTACCTACCTTGCTATGGGCCTATACAACATAGCCTATGCTATTAATCCGGAAGTAATCTATATAGGAGGGGCTGTTTCTGAGGATGAAAGATTTATAAATTCCATTAGAGAAAAATTAGAAGATGATATTTTCCGAGGAGTTAGCTTAAATATTAGGCCAGTGTCCTTTTATAATGACAATAATCTCTATGGAGCCTATGCGAATATTAAATTAAAAGAAGAAAGGATAAAAAATGATTAA
- a CDS encoding glycoside hydrolase family 1 protein, giving the protein MIKFPKDFLFGSATSACQSEGGQVDGKSESIWDYWYKKEPYKFHDRIGPENTSNFYFDYKENVELLEKIGHNSFRTSISWARLIPKMDGKVNPKAVDFYENYFKEIKAKGIKLFVNLFHFDMPMYLQEIGGWENKEVVERYVSYAKTCFKLFGKYADCFFTFNEPIVHVECGYLYQYHYPCEVNPKKAVQVAYNTQLASALAIKALREIDKDKKIGIILNLTPAYPRSQNENDLKAAEIADLFAQKSFLDPSVLGVYPKKLVEIIKKEGLIPEYSKKELDIIKENTVDFLGVNYYQPLRVMENPYTYKESAIFMPSKYYLSYDMPGKRMNPYRGWEIYPKAIYDIAINIKENYNNIDWMITENGMGVENEERFRKDGRIEDDYRIDFIKEHLTYLSKAIDEGANCKGYHLWTFIDNWSWLNAYKNRYGLVEYKLETGQRLIKKSGLWFKKLSEEKGF; this is encoded by the coding sequence ATGATTAAATTTCCTAAGGATTTCCTATTTGGTTCTGCAACATCCGCCTGCCAATCAGAAGGCGGACAAGTTGATGGGAAAAGTGAAAGTATTTGGGACTATTGGTATAAGAAAGAACCTTACAAGTTTCACGACAGAATAGGACCAGAAAATACATCGAATTTTTACTTTGATTATAAGGAAAATGTAGAACTCTTAGAAAAAATAGGCCATAATTCCTTCAGGACTTCTATTTCTTGGGCAAGACTTATACCTAAAATGGACGGTAAGGTAAATCCTAAGGCCGTGGACTTTTACGAAAATTATTTCAAGGAAATCAAGGCCAAAGGAATCAAGCTTTTCGTAAATCTGTTTCACTTCGATATGCCTATGTATCTTCAAGAAATAGGGGGATGGGAAAATAAGGAAGTTGTCGAAAGATATGTATCCTATGCAAAGACTTGCTTTAAGCTTTTTGGTAAATACGCCGACTGTTTTTTTACCTTCAATGAGCCAATAGTTCATGTAGAATGTGGTTATCTATACCAATATCACTATCCTTGCGAAGTAAATCCCAAAAAGGCTGTCCAAGTTGCTTATAATACCCAACTTGCTTCAGCTTTGGCTATTAAAGCCCTAAGGGAGATAGATAAGGATAAAAAAATTGGCATAATCTTAAACTTAACCCCAGCTTATCCTAGAAGCCAGAACGAAAACGACCTAAAGGCGGCTGAGATTGCAGACTTATTTGCTCAGAAATCCTTCCTGGACCCATCAGTTCTAGGAGTTTATCCTAAAAAGCTTGTAGAAATTATAAAAAAGGAAGGGTTAATTCCAGAATATAGCAAAAAAGAGCTTGATATAATAAAAGAAAATACCGTTGACTTTCTTGGAGTAAATTACTACCAACCCTTGAGGGTTATGGAAAATCCTTATACATATAAGGAAAGTGCAATCTTTATGCCAAGTAAATATTATCTTTCCTACGATATGCCAGGCAAGAGGATGAATCCCTACAGGGGCTGGGAGATATATCCAAAAGCCATCTACGATATAGCCATAAATATCAAGGAAAATTACAATAATATCGACTGGATGATTACGGAAAATGGCATGGGGGTAGAAAACGAGGAAAGATTTAGGAAAGACGGAAGGATTGAGGACGATTACAGAATTGATTTTATCAAAGAACATCTGACATATCTAAGTAAGGCTATTGATGAGGGGGCCAACTGCAAGGGTTACCATTTGTGGACCTTTATAGACAACTGGTCTTGGCTTAATGCTTACAAAAATAGGTATGGGCTTGTAGAATATAAGCTAGAAACTGGACAAAGATTAATCAAAAAATCAGGTCTTTGGTTTAAGAAGCTTAGCGAAGAGAAGGGATTCTAG
- a CDS encoding DUF2089 domain-containing protein — MINKCPNCGDEMVITSYRCNSCYTEVTGEFEIDKFQRLDKEDKEFIELFLQKRGSIKDVGEEIGISYPTVRNRIDRIVSKLGGTVDKKTGRIDILNMLDNGEITAEKAKSLLEELKDE; from the coding sequence ATGATTAATAAATGTCCAAATTGCGGTGATGAAATGGTGATCACCTCTTATAGATGCAATTCATGCTACACAGAAGTTACAGGTGAATTTGAAATTGATAAGTTTCAAAGATTAGATAAAGAAGATAAAGAATTTATTGAGCTATTTTTACAAAAAAGAGGCTCTATCAAGGATGTGGGAGAAGAGATTGGTATTTCTTATCCAACAGTTAGAAATAGGATCGATAGGATAGTTTCAAAACTAGGAGGAACTGTCGATAAGAAGACAGGAAGAATTGATATCCTAAACATGCTAGATAACGGAGAAATTACTGCAGAAAAGGCTAAAAGCCTACTAGAGGAGCTTAAAGATGAATGA
- a CDS encoding glycosyltransferase family 4 protein produces MKVLIYSKDYDRVKESGVGKAIDHQKKALRKIGFDFTTDEKEDYDIVHINTVLPGAVAFAKNARKRGKKVIYHGHSTMEDFRNSFIFSNQLAPLFKKWLVHAYKLGDLVLTPSEYSKKILETYDINREICVVSNGIDLDFWKEKEGDRDKFYEKYGLDKNKKSIISVGLPIKRKGIDDFIRLGQSLPQYEFVWFGKLDRALMSPNIKKLIDGAPSNVSFPGYVNSEDLRLAYSGSDLYLFLTHEETEGIVLLEALATRADILIRDIEIFEKDYEDGVNIYKGSSLEEFEEKIVGICEGRLKSLKDFAYKKACDKSIEKTGRKLVEIYERVMNNEISC; encoded by the coding sequence ATGAAAGTTTTAATATATTCAAAAGATTATGATAGGGTAAAGGAAAGTGGAGTAGGCAAGGCCATAGACCATCAGAAAAAAGCCTTGAGAAAAATAGGCTTTGACTTTACTACAGATGAGAAAGAAGATTATGACATTGTCCATATCAATACCGTCCTTCCAGGAGCGGTGGCCTTTGCAAAAAATGCCAGGAAAAGAGGTAAGAAGGTAATCTATCATGGTCATTCTACCATGGAAGACTTTAGAAATTCCTTCATTTTCTCAAACCAGCTAGCTCCCCTCTTTAAAAAATGGCTAGTCCACGCCTATAAGCTAGGAGACTTAGTCCTTACTCCGAGCGAATATTCTAAAAAAATCCTTGAAACTTACGATATAAATAGAGAGATTTGTGTAGTATCCAATGGAATTGACCTCGACTTTTGGAAGGAAAAGGAAGGGGATAGAGACAAGTTTTATGAAAAATACGGGCTTGATAAAAACAAGAAATCTATAATCTCTGTAGGCCTTCCCATCAAGAGAAAGGGCATAGATGACTTCATAAGACTAGGTCAAAGTCTTCCCCAATATGAATTCGTCTGGTTTGGTAAGCTCGATAGGGCCTTGATGAGTCCAAATATCAAAAAGCTTATAGACGGAGCTCCTTCTAATGTAAGCTTTCCTGGATATGTAAATAGTGAAGATCTAAGACTTGCCTACTCAGGATCGGACCTCTATCTTTTCCTAACCCACGAGGAGACTGAAGGAATTGTCTTACTAGAAGCCCTTGCTACTAGGGCAGATATTTTGATTAGAGATATAGAGATATTTGAGAAGGACTATGAAGATGGAGTTAATATCTACAAGGGATCTAGCCTAGAAGAGTTTGAGGAGAAGATAGTAGGCATTTGCGAAGGGAGACTAAAATCTCTTAAGGATTTTGCCTACAAGAAGGCCTGCGATAAATCTATAGAAAAAACAGGAAGAAAACTTGTAGAAATATATGAAAGGGTGATGAATAATGAGATCAGTTGTTAA
- a CDS encoding SdpI family protein, producing the protein MGPLIITDILLLIFSIYIGIFLINFHSSYPEMAVGFHVWEVCYSKETWDYGNKFAGKVAICLGLVFFGLIFPLCLYFGNNRNYLSILITLLVILYMILLFFIVKMWMRKKFSLKDE; encoded by the coding sequence ATGGGACCTTTGATAATAACCGATATCCTACTTTTGATTTTTAGTATTTATATCGGCATATTTTTGATAAATTTTCACTCTTCCTATCCTGAAATGGCCGTTGGCTTTCACGTTTGGGAAGTGTGCTATTCTAAAGAAACTTGGGACTATGGAAATAAGTTTGCTGGCAAGGTCGCAATATGCTTAGGCCTTGTATTTTTCGGGCTAATCTTTCCTCTTTGTCTTTATTTTGGAAACAATAGAAATTATCTTTCTATCCTCATCACCCTTCTTGTAATCCTTTATATGATTCTTTTATTTTTTATAGTGAAGATGTGGATGAGGAAGAAATTTTCTTTGAAAGATGAGTAA
- a CDS encoding ROK family protein: protein MYGSIELGGTKIRCAILDEIGNIVKEIRVETKDPEENMKDVVDFLKKNPVESIGIGAFGPIDVDKESKTYGFVLETPKKLWRNFDLLGSIKKELNLPMGFTTDVGASGIGEYRYGASKDKRSSLYLTIGTGVGGSYIQDGTLLQGFSHPEMGHIEIAREEGDEVESFCDFHDSCFEGLCAGPALELRTGQRGENLDKDDPAFDILAKYIAKGLMTYTMILRPHIIIIGGGVANKEGMIEKIRREFEKLDNHYIDIPNADEYIVFPELGNEAGLIGGYVLAKEALKEE from the coding sequence ATGTACGGATCTATTGAATTGGGCGGAACCAAGATTAGGTGCGCCATTTTAGATGAAATCGGAAATATTGTCAAAGAAATTAGGGTAGAGACCAAGGACCCTGAGGAAAATATGAAGGATGTGGTGGATTTTCTTAAGAAAAATCCTGTAGAAAGCATTGGAATCGGAGCCTTCGGACCAATCGATGTGGACAAGGAGTCAAAGACTTACGGCTTTGTCCTAGAAACTCCAAAGAAGCTTTGGAGAAACTTTGACCTTCTAGGATCTATCAAGAAAGAACTCAACCTACCTATGGGCTTTACTACAGATGTTGGAGCTAGTGGAATTGGTGAATATAGGTATGGAGCTAGCAAGGATAAGAGATCTTCCCTCTACCTAACTATAGGAACTGGAGTCGGCGGATCTTATATCCAAGATGGGACCTTACTTCAAGGATTTTCTCATCCTGAGATGGGACACATTGAGATTGCTAGGGAAGAAGGAGATGAGGTAGAAAGCTTCTGCGACTTCCACGATTCTTGCTTTGAAGGACTTTGTGCAGGACCTGCCCTTGAACTTAGGACTGGACAAAGGGGAGAGAATCTCGATAAGGATGACCCAGCCTTTGATATCCTCGCCAAATATATAGCCAAGGGCCTTATGACCTACACCATGATCCTAAGACCTCATATCATAATAATTGGAGGCGGAGTAGCCAATAAGGAAGGGATGATTGAAAAAATCAGAAGAGAATTTGAAAAATTAGATAATCACTATATAGATATTCCTAATGCGGATGAATATATAGTCTTTCCTGAGCTTGGCAACGAAGCAGGACTAATCGGAGGATATGTACTTGCCAAGGAAGCCTTAAAGGAAGAATAA
- a CDS encoding glycoside hydrolase family 125 protein — translation MKEIVKELIDQVNESDDLSPEIKKIFAKAINNTFTTTMKETERGDVFVITGDIEAMWLRDSSGQIRPLFYIDSKEADELIRKVLKRQIFCLDKDLYANAFNLKANSRSWSDKDITDFDSPWIWERKYELDSLCYVMEVAYMYYEKTHDKTVFNEDFLKVLEKILDLIKLEQNHENSTYEFERPDPWAPSDSLRNGKRGTEIGFTGMSWTGFRPSDDSCLYQYLIPSNAFATVVLKRLAKALRQEEIRLDLCEKMDDLAIEIDHGIREYGIIEDEDFGKIYAYETDGLGSYNLMDDANIPSLLSLPYLGYVDKKDPIYKNTRAFILSEKNKNYFEGKAAKGIGSDHTPKDYIWHLALAMELMTADSRDEMDRILAYFEKTHAGKYLMHEGFHKDNPSEYTRDWFSWANSIFVEAVLRYIGIDMVKAS, via the coding sequence ATGAAAGAAATTGTAAAAGAATTGATCGATCAAGTTAATGAAAGCGATGATCTTAGTCCTGAGATAAAGAAAATTTTCGCCAAAGCAATAAATAACACTTTCACAACCACTATGAAAGAGACTGAAAGGGGAGATGTCTTCGTCATAACAGGAGATATAGAGGCCATGTGGCTAAGGGATTCTAGTGGACAAATAAGGCCGCTGTTTTATATAGATAGCAAAGAGGCTGATGAACTTATTAGGAAGGTCTTAAAAAGACAAATATTTTGTCTTGACAAAGATCTCTATGCTAATGCCTTTAACCTTAAGGCTAACTCCAGGAGCTGGAGCGATAAGGACATAACTGACTTCGATTCTCCTTGGATTTGGGAGAGAAAGTACGAGCTGGATTCACTGTGCTATGTTATGGAAGTGGCTTATATGTACTACGAGAAAACTCATGATAAGACGGTTTTTAATGAAGACTTCCTAAAAGTTTTAGAAAAAATCCTTGATTTAATTAAGCTAGAGCAAAATCACGAAAATTCTACCTATGAATTCGAAAGACCTGACCCTTGGGCACCTTCAGATTCCTTAAGAAATGGTAAGAGAGGAACTGAGATAGGATTTACAGGAATGAGCTGGACAGGTTTTAGGCCTAGCGATGATTCATGCTTATACCAATACCTTATTCCTTCCAATGCCTTCGCTACTGTGGTCTTAAAAAGACTTGCCAAGGCCTTAAGACAAGAAGAGATTAGACTTGATCTATGTGAAAAAATGGACGACTTGGCCATTGAGATAGATCATGGAATTAGGGAATATGGAATTATAGAAGATGAAGATTTTGGCAAAATTTATGCTTACGAAACAGATGGACTTGGATCTTATAATTTGATGGATGATGCTAATATCCCAAGCCTACTTTCCCTTCCTTATTTAGGATATGTAGATAAGAAAGATCCAATTTATAAAAACACTAGGGCCTTTATCCTTTCGGAAAAGAACAAGAATTATTTTGAAGGAAAGGCGGCCAAGGGAATAGGATCAGACCACACTCCCAAGGACTACATCTGGCATTTGGCCTTAGCAATGGAGCTTATGACAGCTGATTCTAGGGATGAGATGGATCGTATATTAGCTTATTTTGAAAAAACTCACGCAGGAAAATACCTGATGCATGAAGGTTTCCATAAGGATAATCCTAGCGAATATACCAGAGATTGGTTCTCCTGGGCTAATTCGATATTCGTAGAGGCAGTCCTAAGATATATAGGAATAGATATGGTAAAGGCTAGCTAA
- a CDS encoding PTS system mannose/fructose/N-acetylgalactosamine-transporter subunit IIB, whose protein sequence is MGKVKLCRIDSRLSHGKVVEIWSKELKTETVIIANDEVSRDDFRKKVMDLTIPDDISAYYLKPSEVGVFLKDYEKDVFLIVASAQDLETISKQDIEIPEVNIGIIHMSIGKKSLTEEVAVDEDDLRIFREFLENGSDVYVRLSPYSQRMELKNLFDKN, encoded by the coding sequence ATGGGAAAAGTAAAACTTTGTAGGATTGACTCAAGATTATCTCACGGCAAGGTTGTCGAGATTTGGTCTAAAGAATTAAAAACTGAGACGGTTATAATTGCCAATGACGAAGTAAGTCGTGACGATTTTAGAAAAAAGGTCATGGACCTTACTATTCCTGATGATATATCAGCCTACTATTTGAAGCCATCCGAAGTAGGAGTCTTTCTTAAAGACTATGAGAAAGATGTATTTTTAATTGTTGCGAGTGCCCAAGATTTAGAGACTATAAGCAAGCAAGATATAGAAATTCCTGAAGTAAATATCGGGATAATCCATATGTCAATCGGCAAAAAATCCCTAACAGAAGAAGTAGCGGTTGACGAAGATGACCTTAGGATATTTAGGGAATTTTTAGAAAATGGGTCTGACGTCTATGTCAGACTAAGTCCATATTCCCAAAGAATGGAGCTTAAGAATTTATTTGATAAAAATTAA
- a CDS encoding nicotinate phosphoribosyltransferase has protein sequence MKEDRNLTMLSDFYEFTMANAYFNNGMKDTIAVFDAYYRRNPDEAGFSIFAGLNDIIEYVKNLSFSEEDIEYFRENADFSEGFLDYLRDFKFTGDIWAFPEGSVMFPNEPIVTVKAPIIECSIIETYLLLSMNFNSLVATKTNRIVRSAGDRLVMEFGARRAQGADASINGARAAYIGGAPITSNTYSAQKYKFKASGTMAHSWIQAFPTEYEAFKTYAKSYPDNCILLIDTYDTLRSGLPNAMRVFEEELVPKGLSGGVRIDSGDLAYLSKEVRKILDENGFTDAKIVASNSLDEFKIESLLSQGAKIDSFGIGERLITAKSDPVFGGVYKLVAIETEGKIEAKIKVSENVEKITTPGEKKVYRLYDKETGKAEADYIALADEKIDDSKPMVIFDPLFTWKMKRMENYKARPMQVQIFDKGDLVYESPSLEEIASYSKGEVKSLWEEVKRFDQPHNYYVDLSQDLWNLKQNLILEAKRK, from the coding sequence ATGAAAGAAGATAGAAATTTAACCATGCTTAGTGATTTTTATGAATTCACTATGGCAAATGCTTACTTTAACAATGGTATGAAAGACACTATAGCAGTCTTTGATGCCTACTATAGGAGAAATCCCGACGAGGCTGGTTTCTCAATCTTCGCAGGTCTTAATGATATAATAGAATATGTTAAGAATCTAAGTTTTAGCGAAGAAGACATTGAATATTTTAGAGAAAATGCTGATTTTTCTGAGGGCTTTCTTGATTATTTGAGAGATTTCAAATTTACTGGAGATATTTGGGCCTTTCCTGAAGGTTCAGTAATGTTTCCTAACGAACCCATAGTTACAGTCAAGGCCCCTATTATAGAATGTTCTATTATAGAGACTTACCTACTCTTATCAATGAACTTTAACTCCCTTGTTGCGACCAAGACTAACAGAATTGTAAGGTCTGCTGGAGATAGGCTAGTTATGGAATTTGGGGCAAGACGCGCCCAGGGAGCAGATGCTTCCATAAACGGAGCAAGGGCTGCTTATATAGGAGGAGCACCTATTACAAGTAACACCTACTCTGCCCAAAAATATAAGTTTAAGGCAAGTGGCACCATGGCTCACTCTTGGATTCAAGCCTTTCCGACCGAGTATGAAGCCTTTAAGACCTATGCTAAGTCCTATCCTGATAATTGTATCCTCTTAATCGATACCTACGATACCCTAAGATCAGGCCTTCCTAATGCTATGAGGGTCTTTGAGGAAGAACTAGTTCCAAAAGGTCTTAGTGGAGGAGTAAGAATTGACTCAGGAGACTTGGCCTACCTATCCAAGGAAGTAAGAAAAATCCTAGATGAAAATGGCTTCACCGATGCCAAAATCGTGGCTAGTAACTCCCTAGATGAATTCAAAATCGAATCCCTCCTCTCCCAAGGAGCAAAAATCGACTCATTTGGTATAGGAGAAAGGCTAATCACAGCCAAATCTGACCCAGTCTTTGGAGGTGTCTATAAGCTTGTCGCAATAGAGACAGAAGGAAAGATCGAGGCAAAGATAAAGGTCTCAGAAAACGTAGAAAAAATCACAACTCCAGGCGAGAAGAAAGTCTACAGATTATATGATAAGGAAACCGGCAAGGCAGAAGCAGACTACATCGCCTTAGCTGATGAAAAAATAGACGATTCTAAACCAATGGTAATATTTGATCCACTCTTTACCTGGAAGATGAAGAGGATGGAAAACTATAAGGCTCGACCTATGCAAGTTCAAATCTTCGATAAGGGAGATTTGGTATACGAAAGCCCAAGCCTTGAAGAAATTGCTTCTTATTCTAAAGGAGAAGTTAAAAGCTTATGGGAAGAAGTTAAGAGATTCGACCAGCCTCATAACTATTATGTCGACCTATCCCAAGACTTGTGGAATCTAAAACAAAACCTAATACTAGAAGCTAAAAGAAAGTAA
- a CDS encoding MurR/RpiR family transcriptional regulator, whose translation MTNANYNFIMDIISSKNIKLSKSENIIVDKIKDINVDFSHININDLSEILKVSNSTITRFAQKLGFDGFSELKFDISKKPRRTKSLSQEIYINFINSIEAFDEKTLSFIKSFDSFGRIAVIGIGSSGLCANEFVYKFGEIGLNNTDYAKEPYSINLLTKSLDAKDLLIAISLSGENNNLLEGVRFAKDKNANILAITGNNESTLKNIATNTILLPPYPSYSYKISKIFPVTLILDMICEAYLS comes from the coding sequence ATGACAAATGCTAATTACAATTTTATTATGGACATAATAAGCTCAAAAAATATAAAGTTATCTAAGTCAGAAAATATTATCGTTGATAAAATCAAAGATATAAATGTCGACTTTAGTCATATAAATATCAATGACTTATCCGAAATCCTTAAAGTCTCAAACTCCACCATTACAAGGTTTGCCCAAAAGCTTGGATTTGATGGTTTCTCTGAGCTTAAGTTTGATATTTCTAAAAAACCTAGAAGGACTAAGTCCCTTAGCCAAGAGATTTATATTAATTTTATTAATTCTATCGAAGCCTTCGATGAGAAAACTCTTAGCTTTATCAAATCTTTTGATAGTTTCGGAAGGATTGCCGTTATAGGAATAGGTTCGTCTGGTCTTTGTGCCAATGAATTCGTCTACAAATTCGGAGAAATCGGCCTAAATAATACCGACTACGCCAAAGAGCCTTACAGTATAAATCTACTTACTAAAAGTCTTGATGCGAAAGACTTATTGATAGCCATATCACTTTCTGGAGAAAACAACAATCTCCTAGAAGGAGTTCGCTTTGCAAAAGATAAAAATGCAAATATCCTCGCCATAACTGGCAATAATGAGTCTACTCTTAAAAATATAGCGACAAACACTATCTTATTGCCTCCCTATCCAAGCTATTCTTACAAGATTTCAAAGATTTTTCCTGTAACCTTAATCCTCGATATGATTTGTGAAGCCTATCTTAGCTAG
- a CDS encoding HAD family hydrolase, which yields MYIFDIDGTLLNTIDSISFHINKTLKEFGLGKIDKEKVRAFVGNGPVVLVNKTLDFLGASDEEDFRKKFLDTYNKSYDDDPTYLLKAYEGIKESIDILKGRGEIIACFSNKPDSTCKKVISHVFGKDYFDFILGYKESYERKPSPEGIMIIKERFGVNFSDILYFGDSEVDMKCGKNSGIFTVGCSWGFRSREVLEKENPDLIIDDPKEIKDIRRI from the coding sequence ATGTATATTTTTGATATAGACGGTACTTTGTTAAACACGATAGACTCAATTAGCTTTCATATAAATAAGACCTTGAAGGAATTTGGCCTAGGCAAGATTGATAAGGAAAAGGTGAGAGCCTTTGTGGGAAATGGTCCTGTAGTCTTGGTAAATAAGACCTTGGACTTTCTAGGAGCAAGCGATGAGGAAGACTTTAGGAAGAAATTCCTAGATACTTACAACAAATCCTACGATGATGATCCAACTTATCTACTAAAGGCCTACGAAGGAATAAAGGAAAGCATAGACATCTTAAAAGGAAGAGGAGAGATAATAGCTTGCTTTTCTAACAAACCAGATTCTACCTGCAAGAAGGTCATAAGCCATGTTTTCGGCAAGGATTATTTTGATTTTATCCTAGGCTATAAGGAAAGTTATGAGAGAAAGCCATCTCCTGAAGGCATAATGATAATCAAGGAGAGATTCGGGGTTAATTTTTCTGATATTTTATACTTTGGAGATAGCGAAGTAGATATGAAGTGCGGGAAAAACTCTGGAATCTTTACTGTAGGATGTTCCTGGGGCTTTAGGTCAAGGGAAGTTCTCGAGAAAGAAAATCCAGATCTTATAATAGATGATCCGAAAGAGATTAAAGATATAAGGAGGATATGA